The following are encoded together in the Streptomyces rapamycinicus NRRL 5491 genome:
- a CDS encoding DeoR/GlpR family DNA-binding transcription regulator: protein MTSAEGTRAANLPARRRADLTAFIQQRGQATIAELAKEFAVSVDTVRRDLDHLAARGLVARTHGGAVPGGELATADSPMTDRLNERREAKEAIGTAAARLVRDNETLLVNGGTTVLSAVAALGGHRGLTIVTNNLRVPGMVPVQALRDLFVLGGGCRTTALVTIGPIRFPDTAGVSADTALIAVGGVSASGLSVSNIPEAQMIQEMMDSASRVVVLADSAKFERRALALICPLSRVDVLVSERPPGDELAHALERAGVTLAGPYLPEDG from the coding sequence ATGACGTCAGCAGAGGGCACCCGGGCGGCGAACCTGCCCGCGCGCCGCCGCGCCGACCTCACCGCCTTCATCCAGCAGCGCGGCCAGGCCACCATCGCGGAGCTGGCGAAGGAGTTCGCCGTCTCGGTCGACACCGTACGGCGGGATCTGGACCATCTGGCGGCGCGCGGCCTGGTGGCGCGCACCCATGGCGGGGCCGTGCCCGGGGGCGAACTCGCCACGGCGGACAGCCCGATGACGGACCGGCTGAACGAGCGCCGGGAGGCCAAGGAGGCCATCGGGACCGCCGCCGCCCGGCTGGTGCGGGACAACGAGACGCTGCTCGTCAACGGCGGCACCACGGTGCTCTCGGCGGTGGCCGCGCTCGGCGGCCACCGGGGGCTGACGATCGTCACCAACAATCTGCGGGTGCCGGGGATGGTCCCGGTTCAGGCCCTGCGCGATCTGTTCGTCCTCGGCGGTGGCTGCCGGACCACCGCGCTGGTCACCATCGGCCCGATACGCTTCCCCGACACCGCCGGGGTGAGCGCGGACACCGCCCTCATCGCGGTGGGCGGGGTCAGCGCCTCGGGACTTTCGGTGTCCAACATCCCGGAGGCCCAGATGATCCAGGAGATGATGGACTCCGCGTCCCGGGTCGTGGTGCTGGCGGACTCGGCCAAGTTCGAGCGCCGGGCGCTGGCCCTGATCTGCCCGCTCAGCCGTGTCGACGTACTGGTCAGCGAGCGGCCGCCGGGCGATGAGCTGGCCCACGCCCTGGAACGGGCCGGGGTCACGCTCGCCGGCCCGTACCTCCCCGAGGACGGCTGA
- a CDS encoding ABC transporter substrate-binding protein, whose translation MEPHHPPIRPEPPWTRRRVAATAATAATALGGLAAAPALTACGGDEPGRSVGGGGGRRRELTFACAAFTGGAAGMQSFADRYNAAQTRYRVTVRDLPPPSSSTECHQQLTQLLARKDGTVDVFAQDVVWIAELAAAGWAHPLDRDVSAALRRSFFPGVVEACTYRGRLVALPWYVDAGGLYYRTDLMRALGRKPPTDWHQLADLAAEMRHRRVPMGYLWQAKQAEILLCDLVEFIASNRGHIIDPSGAVRVDSPACVEAVQFMRDLVYRYKVSPSEVFSWDEEPSRRPFTAGRVGMMRHWSYVYGVSQNPDQSKVVGKVGVAPLPSFPGGTSSSCLGGYQLGVAAGSRNKEGAMDFLHWLAGTEAQLAFALDFGNAPSRVSVYDEKKLAEGQPAMVKLKEAFGNGVPRPVTPHYSRVSLALQSAVSRALVYGDVRGTLRSARRDLEAIV comes from the coding sequence GTGGAGCCGCACCACCCACCCATACGCCCCGAGCCGCCCTGGACCCGCCGACGGGTCGCCGCCACCGCCGCCACCGCCGCCACCGCCCTCGGCGGCCTCGCCGCCGCCCCCGCGCTCACCGCCTGCGGGGGCGATGAGCCCGGCCGGAGCGTCGGCGGAGGCGGTGGCCGCAGAAGAGAACTCACCTTCGCCTGCGCGGCGTTCACCGGTGGCGCGGCCGGTATGCAGTCGTTCGCCGACCGCTACAACGCCGCCCAGACCCGCTACCGGGTCACCGTGCGCGATCTGCCGCCGCCCAGCTCCAGCACCGAATGCCATCAGCAGCTCACCCAGCTGCTGGCGCGCAAGGACGGCACGGTCGACGTCTTCGCCCAGGACGTGGTGTGGATCGCCGAACTGGCCGCGGCGGGCTGGGCGCACCCGCTGGACAGGGACGTCTCCGCGGCGCTGCGGCGCTCCTTCTTCCCCGGTGTGGTCGAGGCGTGCACCTATCGGGGCCGACTCGTCGCCCTGCCCTGGTACGTGGACGCGGGCGGCCTCTACTACCGCACCGACCTGATGCGGGCGCTCGGCCGCAAGCCGCCGACCGACTGGCACCAACTGGCCGACCTCGCGGCCGAGATGCGGCACCGCCGGGTGCCCATGGGCTATCTGTGGCAGGCCAAGCAGGCCGAGATCCTCCTGTGCGACCTGGTCGAGTTCATCGCCTCCAACCGTGGCCACATCATCGACCCCTCGGGCGCGGTGCGCGTGGACAGCCCCGCATGCGTCGAGGCCGTCCAGTTCATGCGCGACCTGGTGTACCGCTACAAGGTCAGCCCGTCCGAGGTGTTCTCGTGGGACGAGGAGCCCAGCCGCCGCCCCTTCACCGCGGGCCGGGTCGGGATGATGCGGCACTGGAGCTATGTCTACGGCGTCTCCCAGAACCCGGACCAGTCCAAGGTCGTCGGCAAGGTCGGCGTCGCCCCGCTGCCCAGTTTCCCCGGCGGCACGTCCTCCTCCTGCCTCGGTGGCTATCAGCTCGGCGTCGCGGCGGGATCCCGCAACAAGGAAGGCGCCATGGACTTCCTGCACTGGCTCGCCGGCACCGAGGCCCAGCTCGCCTTCGCGCTCGACTTCGGCAACGCCCCCTCCCGCGTCTCGGTCTACGACGAGAAGAAGCTGGCCGAGGGCCAGCCCGCGATGGTCAAGCTGAAGGAGGCGTTCGGCAACGGCGTGCCCCGCCCCGTCACCCCGCACTACTCCCGGGTCAGCCTCGCCCTCCAGTCCGCGGTCTCCCGCGCCCTGGTCTACGGCGATGTGCGCGGCACCCTCCGCTCCGCCCGGCGCGACCTGGAGGCGATCGTCTGA
- a CDS encoding carbohydrate ABC transporter permease has product MGHLAFFHRTPGHTPLRGKHRAPSLEQPRLTPGEGAPRRLVPRRESSSAGPRLVGIVLLAPALAAVLAVSLYPVLRTLWLSLHDAGFSTGSHFTGTANVSRLLGDDLFWNAWWRTVAFAFGTTLVETALGIGFALVLHQSFRGRGWARAAVLIPWAIPTVVTSRMFGWIFDGQSGVANYLLTRLHLTDGYINFLGDPHTALPTIGLADIWKTTPFMALLVLAALQTVPRELGESAKIDGASPWCTFRCVTLPVIAPALLIAALIRVLDAFRVFDLPYVLTGGGPADSTETLSTFGYKTLFSGLELGYGSMIATAAFVTEVLIAAGFAYYLSRRYRALEG; this is encoded by the coding sequence ATGGGCCACCTCGCCTTCTTCCACAGAACGCCCGGGCACACCCCGCTGCGCGGCAAGCACCGCGCACCCTCCCTGGAGCAGCCGCGGCTCACACCCGGCGAGGGCGCCCCGCGCCGCCTGGTACCCAGGCGCGAGTCCTCGTCCGCGGGCCCGCGCCTGGTGGGCATCGTCCTGCTGGCCCCCGCGCTCGCCGCCGTCCTCGCCGTCTCCCTATACCCGGTGCTGCGCACCCTGTGGCTGTCCCTGCACGACGCGGGGTTCTCCACCGGATCGCACTTCACCGGCACCGCCAATGTGTCCCGGCTGCTCGGCGACGACCTGTTCTGGAACGCCTGGTGGCGCACCGTGGCCTTCGCCTTCGGCACCACGCTCGTGGAGACCGCGCTCGGCATCGGCTTCGCGCTCGTGCTGCACCAGTCCTTCCGCGGCCGCGGCTGGGCCCGCGCCGCCGTGCTCATCCCGTGGGCCATCCCCACCGTCGTCACCTCGCGCATGTTCGGCTGGATCTTCGACGGGCAGTCCGGTGTCGCCAACTACCTGCTGACCCGGCTCCATCTGACCGACGGCTACATCAACTTCCTCGGCGATCCGCACACCGCGCTGCCCACCATCGGGCTCGCCGACATATGGAAGACCACCCCGTTCATGGCGCTGCTGGTGCTCGCCGCGCTCCAGACCGTGCCCAGGGAGCTCGGCGAGTCCGCGAAGATCGACGGCGCCTCGCCCTGGTGCACCTTCCGCTGCGTCACCCTCCCGGTGATCGCGCCCGCCCTGCTGATCGCCGCGCTCATCCGGGTCCTCGACGCCTTCCGGGTCTTCGACCTGCCGTACGTCCTCACCGGCGGCGGCCCCGCGGACTCCACCGAGACGCTGTCCACCTTCGGCTACAAGACCCTCTTCTCCGGCCTCGAACTGGGCTACGGCTCGATGATCGCCACCGCCGCCTTCGTCACCGAAGTGCTCATCGCCGCGGGCTTCGCCTACTACCTGAGCCGGCGCTACCGCGCCCTGGAGGGCTGA
- a CDS encoding carbohydrate ABC transporter permease produces MTAIPAPLPAAPAAIRARRRALTRRVLFRTAVGAVVLWSVAPFLWQLSTSFQRDRDLSSVTPHWLPVPGTLEHYRAVFTDYEFGKYMINSVIVTVTATAIGLLLAALATYALARLPVPGKGVVLAVVLGLSMFPQISIVVPLYLVLNTLGLLDTYTGLSSSYVGLALPLMIFVLYAHFRSLPTQLDEAAAIDGAGLLRTLRSVILPLALPGIAAAGMLGFITNWNEFMLALAFTSSPEHQTVPVGIAGFQSQYFVPWGDMAAASVVVTVPLVLIVMLFQRRIVAGITSGAVKE; encoded by the coding sequence ATGACCGCCATCCCCGCGCCCCTCCCCGCCGCGCCCGCCGCCATCCGGGCCCGCCGCCGGGCCCTGACCCGCCGGGTGCTGTTCCGGACCGCCGTCGGCGCGGTCGTGCTCTGGTCCGTCGCACCGTTCCTGTGGCAGCTCAGCACCTCGTTCCAGCGGGACCGCGATCTGTCCTCGGTGACCCCGCACTGGCTGCCCGTCCCGGGCACGCTGGAGCACTACCGGGCCGTCTTCACCGACTACGAATTCGGCAAGTACATGATCAACAGCGTCATCGTCACGGTCACCGCGACCGCGATCGGACTGCTGCTGGCGGCGCTGGCCACCTATGCGCTCGCCCGGCTGCCGGTGCCCGGCAAGGGCGTGGTGCTCGCCGTGGTCCTCGGCCTGTCGATGTTCCCGCAGATCTCGATCGTCGTCCCGCTCTATCTGGTGCTCAACACCCTCGGGCTGCTCGACACCTATACGGGGCTGTCCAGTTCGTACGTCGGGCTCGCCCTGCCGCTCATGATCTTCGTGCTGTACGCGCACTTCCGGTCCCTGCCCACCCAGCTGGACGAGGCCGCCGCCATCGACGGGGCGGGGCTGCTGCGCACCCTGCGCAGTGTGATCCTGCCGCTCGCGCTGCCCGGGATCGCGGCCGCCGGAATGCTCGGCTTCATCACCAACTGGAACGAGTTCATGCTCGCGCTGGCCTTCACCTCCTCACCCGAGCACCAGACCGTGCCGGTCGGCATCGCGGGCTTCCAGTCCCAGTACTTCGTCCCCTGGGGCGACATGGCCGCCGCCTCCGTCGTGGTCACCGTGCCGCTGGTGCTGATCGTCATGCTCTTCCAGCGCCGCATCGTCGCGGGCATCACCTCCGGGGCGGTGAAGGAATGA
- a CDS encoding ADP-dependent glucokinase/phosphofructokinase, giving the protein MTGRATARPLRAVSRDEVWADRYRALAARVRARARTAAPVLAGFSACVDHVYRMDPARIAALVEWAGTAGPAGRVAAEVHRRIRQGHGGEIVELWPGGTEWVSTLLGAPDQVQLGGSGPQASWALAVLGAPSVVPLADRGTEQLAVLHPEVRLCTATGTVAAGQLATATTPTGRTAYGPYGRGGSGGPGGRPGDLGGAGGAGGLGDPSGPGGLGSPYSPGGPGRPGAVKQPHSVLEFAAGTPVPGLPDGLPRSSRIILRFVDDGIERDEWFAARSGELARTAAAGLLSGMNGLPEDGTGPADRAWLTEVVRTWRDAGLPLLHLELAEFATVRALRAGCDEYAPLADSVGMSLSELAALAGPSARASPVTAAARFATAYHLERVCVHADGWVLAVHRGDPTEQRTALMTGSLLAAARAAHGEPTADLEPAAAAGYTEDRPADGSLGDGLRADCVPAPHLCRPAATIGLGDTFVGGLLLARSLPPDDPPHRPPSRTTTDPPSATTVTTTDTTTDLDAP; this is encoded by the coding sequence ATGACCGGGCGGGCCACCGCGCGGCCGCTGCGGGCGGTCAGCCGGGACGAGGTCTGGGCGGACCGGTACCGCGCCCTCGCCGCGCGGGTCCGCGCCCGGGCCCGTACGGCCGCACCGGTCCTCGCCGGATTCAGCGCCTGCGTCGACCACGTCTACCGGATGGACCCCGCCCGGATCGCCGCACTCGTCGAGTGGGCGGGGACCGCCGGACCGGCGGGCCGGGTGGCCGCCGAGGTCCACCGGCGGATCCGCCAGGGCCACGGCGGGGAGATCGTCGAGCTGTGGCCGGGCGGCACCGAGTGGGTGAGCACACTGCTCGGCGCCCCCGACCAGGTGCAACTCGGCGGCAGCGGTCCGCAGGCATCCTGGGCGCTGGCCGTGCTCGGCGCGCCCAGCGTCGTTCCGCTGGCCGACCGCGGCACCGAGCAACTGGCGGTGCTCCACCCCGAGGTACGGCTGTGCACCGCCACCGGCACCGTCGCGGCCGGACAACTGGCCACCGCCACCACACCCACGGGCCGTACCGCGTACGGCCCGTACGGCCGGGGCGGTTCGGGCGGCCCCGGTGGCCGTCCGGGCGACCTCGGCGGTGCGGGCGGTGCGGGCGGCCTGGGTGATCCGAGCGGTCCCGGCGGCCTCGGCAGCCCTTACAGCCCTGGCGGTCCCGGCCGTCCCGGTGCGGTCAAGCAGCCGCACAGTGTCCTGGAGTTCGCCGCGGGCACCCCCGTGCCCGGACTGCCGGACGGGCTGCCGCGTTCCTCCCGGATCATCCTGCGGTTCGTGGACGACGGGATCGAGCGCGACGAGTGGTTCGCCGCCCGCTCCGGCGAACTGGCCCGCACCGCCGCGGCGGGCCTGCTGTCCGGCATGAACGGGCTGCCCGAGGATGGCACCGGGCCCGCCGACCGGGCCTGGCTCACCGAGGTCGTCCGCACCTGGCGGGACGCCGGACTGCCGCTGCTCCACCTCGAGCTCGCCGAGTTCGCCACCGTCCGCGCCCTGCGCGCGGGATGCGACGAGTACGCCCCGCTGGCCGACTCCGTCGGCATGAGCCTGTCCGAACTCGCCGCGCTCGCCGGGCCCTCGGCCCGTGCCTCGCCCGTCACCGCCGCGGCCCGGTTCGCCACCGCGTACCACCTGGAGCGGGTCTGTGTGCACGCCGACGGCTGGGTCCTCGCGGTCCACCGCGGCGACCCCACCGAGCAGCGGACCGCGCTGATGACCGGCAGTCTGCTGGCCGCCGCGCGGGCCGCCCACGGCGAGCCCACCGCCGACCTCGAACCCGCGGCCGCGGCCGGTTACACCGAGGACCGCCCGGCCGACGGCTCGCTGGGGGATGGGCTGCGGGCGGACTGCGTACCCGCGCCCCACCTCTGCCGGCCCGCGGCCACCATCGGCCTCGGCGACACCTTCGTGGGCGGGCTGCTGCTCGCACGCTCGCTCCCGCCGGACGACCCGCCGCACCGGCCACCGTCCCGCACCACGACCGACCCTCCCAGCGCCACGACCGTCACCACGACCGACACCACGACCGACCTTGACGCCCCTTGA